AGTAATATCAAGTTGCTATTGTCAATTAAAAGCGCTCAAAACTCAACCTTGTAGCTTGATTGATTGTGACAAATAAATGAGGTCAGTCAACACTAACGTTTTTTTTGCAGATGCTCGGCATTTGGCAGCACTTGCTTTTCACTCAGGTATTTCCAATAGCGCTGCGGTAGATATTGCTTATACAAGCGCGGGTTTTTACGCTCTTTTATATTAACGTTGGTAAAATATCCTTGCCAGAATTTTTGATAGCGCTGCTCATCCGCGCTATGGATACTGGCAGGATTACGCAAGACGGCATCATCAAGGTCAGTGATAGTTTGCAAAGCAGCAGGACGCGATGGCGTGCTTTGGCTTTTGTCATAATAAATACCATAGCCACGGGTTACATCATAAATCGCCCAGTGCTGATCTTGGTAACGCTGACGAAAATGCTCGCCAATCAATGGCAATACATTAAAGTCAGGCTCAACGCGGGCAAAGTAGATATCATCAGTGGTATGTTCAAACCGCACAAACGCTTCCATGCGATGCTTCTCACGACCGACAGACTTGACCGTCTGTACCAGCTCCAGCAC
The sequence above is a segment of the Psychrobacter fulvigenes genome. Coding sequences within it:
- a CDS encoding TIGR03915 family putative DNA repair protein — translated: MSQLMPNNAFAVGNITPSIVLYEPSFEGWLSAVFYIYANRLQDDEALQLTAQDCYVPSLIAEATSVATDEDKAERVLTKLNKLLGRSGMRNLLWGFLSEKDNIGTTLFQVVKYAIDYPSRHIMQDLGNLDVLELVQTVKSVGREKHRMEAFVRFEHTTDDIYFARVEPDFNVLPLIGEHFRQRYQDQHWAIYDVTRGYGIYYDKSQSTPSRPAALQTITDLDDAVLRNPASIHSADEQRYQKFWQGYFTNVNIKERKNPRLYKQYLPQRYWKYLSEKQVLPNAEHLQKKR